A single window of Nicotiana tomentosiformis chromosome 1, ASM39032v3, whole genome shotgun sequence DNA harbors:
- the LOC138907035 gene encoding uncharacterized protein: MHDFIMAEESELWDMICDGSFVPMKIVGEGIRTVPKTRKEYNDADRKSVEKNFKANKILIFGIRTDEYNRVSTCESIHTRFTCIINELHSLGEIIPPNNLVRKILSVLPGPWESNVNAITEAKDCKN; encoded by the exons ATGCATGACTTCATTATGGCTGAGGAATCCGAGCTTTGGGACATGATTTGTGATGGTTCTTTTGTCCCTATGAAAATTGTTGGAGAAGGAATAAGGACTGTTCCAAAAACCAGAAAAGAATACAATGATGCCGACCGAAAATCTGTTGAGAAGAACTTTAAGGCGAATAAGATTCTTATCTTTGGTATTAGAACAGACGAGTATAATCGTGTCTCGACGTGTGAATCT ATTCATACCCGTTTCACCTGCATAATCAATGAGCTTCATTCTCTTGGAGAAATCATTCCACCTAACAATCTGGTCCGGAAGATACTCAGTGTTCTACCAGGTCCTTGGGAAAGCAATGTTAATGCCATCACTGAAGCCAAGGACTGCAAAAACTAA